The following are encoded together in the Micromonospora lupini genome:
- a CDS encoding serine hydrolase, producing the protein MRKSDKKRSSSLFAPHPHVLLRWLAAAVALAVVATTGPATADGPGPAAGPDHQTTPGYGAEPAAGDGPAGNDGPADDGPVNDGPVDDGPTDDGPADGDGPADAGGRSDEPGVEPAPERAPTSEVSWLSFPGGAFAVDSLGHTVRYRACDGDTGRVADPDMLVAAGVASGEVTVEGRSFRYRVPLVGRSDGTLVVSGPRAQPVRLTGVVVTSPQPPTDPVEGARLFPLSGQLARVVADASLNPSGATVRDLSGRYGDQQISVNGALRPKAASVIKLWILVELLRRVDCGQVSLDDGVLVTPADVVGGTGQLQFETFPQVVTLYRLARYLIRFSDNVAANVLITYLGGFTPVNALIDSMNQRSTILARRMLDSAAAQRGEENYTSPDDVVSLLGAVWDGEILTPTSRDLMIGFMREQTLNTKIPAALPPGVPVAHKTGDLPDASHDVGYYLIPGTETAVAFLTAGPMATGDETVRRMARTVYDFLVTPTGGAVEE; encoded by the coding sequence GTGAGAAAAAGCGACAAGAAGCGCTCATCTTCCCTGTTCGCGCCGCACCCCCACGTACTCCTCAGGTGGCTGGCGGCGGCGGTCGCGCTTGCCGTGGTCGCGACGACGGGGCCGGCCACCGCCGACGGCCCCGGCCCGGCCGCCGGACCGGACCACCAGACCACCCCGGGGTACGGCGCCGAGCCTGCAGCGGGCGACGGGCCGGCAGGGAACGACGGTCCGGCAGACGACGGGCCGGTGAACGACGGGCCGGTAGACGACGGGCCCACAGACGACGGGCCGGCGGACGGGGACGGGCCGGCGGACGCGGGTGGGCGCAGCGACGAGCCGGGCGTGGAGCCCGCGCCGGAGCGGGCGCCGACAAGCGAGGTGTCCTGGCTGTCGTTTCCCGGCGGGGCGTTCGCTGTGGACTCGCTCGGGCACACGGTGCGGTACCGGGCCTGCGACGGCGACACCGGCCGGGTCGCCGACCCGGACATGCTGGTCGCCGCCGGGGTGGCCAGCGGTGAGGTGACCGTCGAGGGCAGGAGCTTCCGCTACCGGGTGCCCCTGGTCGGGCGCAGCGACGGCACGCTCGTGGTGTCCGGGCCGCGGGCCCAACCGGTGCGGCTGACCGGCGTGGTGGTCACCAGCCCGCAACCGCCCACCGATCCGGTCGAGGGCGCCCGGCTGTTCCCCCTCAGCGGGCAGCTCGCCCGGGTGGTCGCCGACGCGAGCCTCAACCCGTCGGGAGCCACCGTCCGCGACCTGTCCGGTCGGTACGGCGACCAGCAGATCTCGGTCAACGGCGCCCTGCGCCCCAAGGCCGCCAGCGTCATCAAGCTCTGGATCCTGGTGGAGCTGCTGCGCCGGGTGGACTGTGGACAGGTCTCGCTCGACGACGGCGTGCTTGTCACCCCGGCCGACGTGGTCGGCGGCACGGGTCAGCTCCAGTTCGAGACGTTCCCGCAGGTGGTCACGCTGTACCGGCTCGCCCGGTACCTGATCAGGTTCAGCGACAACGTGGCGGCCAACGTGCTGATCACCTACCTGGGCGGGTTCACCCCGGTCAACGCGCTCATCGACTCGATGAACCAGCGGTCCACCATCCTGGCCCGCCGGATGCTTGACAGCGCGGCGGCGCAGCGCGGCGAGGAGAACTACACCAGCCCGGACGACGTGGTGTCGCTGCTCGGCGCGGTCTGGGACGGCGAGATCCTCACCCCGACCTCCCGCGACCTGATGATCGGCTTCATGCGGGAACAGACCCTGAACACCAAGATCCCGGCGGCGCTGCCACCCGGCGTTCCGGTGGCCCACAAGACCGGTGACCTGCCGGACGCCTCCCACGACGTCGGCTACTACCTGATCCCCGGCACCGAGACCGCCGTCGCGTTCCTCACCGCCGGTCCGATGGCGACCGGCGACGAGACCGTGCGCCGGATGGCCCGGACCGTCTACGACTTCCTGGTCACCCCGACCGGCGGGGCGGTCGAGGAGTGA
- a CDS encoding putative quinol monooxygenase, translating to MLIIAGSLCVEPGARDDYLSGCRETIEQARAAAGCLDFLLAADPLDPDRIHIFERWESPEQLAAFRGAGPSDAQTVAILDADVHRYLISGVEAA from the coding sequence TTGTTGATCATTGCCGGCAGTCTGTGCGTGGAGCCGGGCGCCCGCGACGACTACCTCTCCGGCTGCCGAGAGACAATCGAACAGGCGCGAGCGGCGGCCGGCTGCCTCGACTTCCTGCTCGCGGCGGACCCGCTCGACCCGGATCGCATCCACATCTTCGAACGGTGGGAGTCGCCGGAGCAGTTGGCGGCGTTCCGCGGCGCCGGGCCGAGCGACGCCCAGACGGTGGCCATCCTCGACGCCGACGTGCACCGCTATCTGATCTCCGGCGTCGAGGCGGCCTGA
- a CDS encoding GntT/GntP/DsdX family permease, with amino-acid sequence MLGIVAVVLLIAWAKVHPFLSLILGAAVLGVVASVAPDKMITSFTGGVGTTVGGVGLLIALGAMIGGLLAESGGADGIVTRVVGRVSGRALPWAMAGVAALIGLPLFFEVGVVLLVPIVLLVSMRTDVPLMKLGIPALAGLSVLHGLVPPHPGPLVAISSLNADLGLTLGLGLLVAIPTVIISGPVFGNFIARYVPATAPAALLPTRRQPAATAGSTRATGSAGTPDRRDVDGDLLTDDDLVNPGGGRPGEPVDDSGTETARRTPAFWPAVITVLLPVVLMLLRAIGELALDEGTAGRKTLDIVGTPIVALLAGVILAMFTLGYQAGFSRSQVSSVLGGSLPPIAGILLIVAAGGGFKQVLVDAGVGNLVADAAKDANLSPLLLGWLVAVGIRVATGSATVATITAAGIVAPLAATLDRPGVALLALAIGCGSLFFSHVNDAGFWLVKEYFGLTVGQTIKSWSVMETLISVIGFAGVLLLDLVV; translated from the coding sequence CTGCTCGGCATCGTCGCCGTGGTGCTGCTGATCGCCTGGGCCAAGGTGCACCCGTTCCTGTCGCTGATCCTCGGCGCGGCGGTGCTCGGCGTGGTCGCCAGCGTCGCGCCCGACAAGATGATCACGTCGTTCACCGGTGGCGTCGGCACCACTGTCGGCGGCGTCGGGCTGCTGATCGCGCTGGGGGCCATGATCGGCGGTCTGCTCGCCGAGTCCGGTGGCGCGGACGGCATCGTCACCCGGGTCGTCGGCCGGGTGTCCGGCAGGGCGCTGCCCTGGGCGATGGCCGGGGTGGCGGCGCTGATCGGGTTGCCACTCTTCTTCGAGGTCGGCGTGGTGCTGCTGGTGCCGATCGTGCTGCTCGTCTCGATGCGGACCGACGTACCGCTGATGAAGCTCGGCATCCCGGCGCTGGCCGGCCTGTCGGTGCTGCACGGCCTCGTGCCACCGCACCCGGGGCCGCTGGTGGCGATCTCGTCACTCAACGCCGACCTGGGCCTGACGCTCGGGCTGGGCCTACTGGTGGCGATCCCCACGGTGATCATCTCGGGACCGGTCTTCGGCAACTTCATCGCCAGGTACGTCCCGGCGACCGCACCGGCAGCGCTGCTGCCCACCCGCCGCCAGCCCGCCGCAACGGCGGGCAGCACCCGGGCGACGGGTTCGGCCGGGACGCCCGACCGCCGCGATGTGGACGGTGACCTGCTCACCGACGACGACCTGGTCAACCCGGGCGGTGGTCGACCGGGCGAACCGGTGGACGACAGCGGCACGGAGACCGCCAGGCGTACCCCGGCGTTCTGGCCCGCGGTGATCACCGTCCTGCTGCCGGTGGTGCTGATGCTGCTGCGCGCGATCGGCGAGCTGGCGCTGGACGAGGGCACGGCGGGCCGCAAGACGCTTGACATCGTCGGCACGCCCATCGTGGCGCTGCTCGCCGGAGTGATCCTGGCGATGTTCACCCTCGGCTACCAGGCCGGGTTCAGCCGGTCCCAGGTCTCCTCGGTGCTCGGCGGTTCGCTGCCCCCGATCGCCGGCATCCTGCTGATCGTGGCGGCCGGCGGCGGGTTCAAGCAGGTGCTGGTGGACGCCGGGGTCGGCAACCTGGTCGCCGACGCCGCCAAGGACGCGAACCTGTCCCCGCTGCTGCTGGGCTGGCTGGTCGCGGTAGGCATCCGGGTGGCCACCGGCTCAGCGACGGTCGCCACCATCACGGCGGCGGGCATCGTGGCACCACTCGCCGCGACCCTGGACCGACCGGGGGTGGCCCTGCTGGCGCTGGCCATCGGCTGCGGGTCGCTGTTCTTCTCGCACGTCAACGACGCCGGGTTCTGGCTGGTCAAGGAGTACTTCGGCCTGACCGTCGGGCAGACCATCAAGAGCTGGTCGGTGATGGAGACGCTCATCTCCGTGATCGGCTTCGCCGGCGTGCTCCTGCTCGACCTGGTGGTGTAG
- a CDS encoding gluconokinase, which translates to MPPDTLPGVVVGVDIGTTSTKAMAYDTDGRLLASHSAGYPLDDPLPGYAEQDPELILTAVVESIRAVVTELTVPVSGLAFCSAMHSLIGLDAAGDPLTPSVTWADSRATRQAERLRAVPSGLALHRRTGTPMHPMSPLPKLLWFAEQEPKLFERVAHWVGIKDWVLRRLCEALVTDHSIASATGLLDIHTLQWDTEALTIAGITEEQLPQLVATTAVLPGLTPTAATALGLPQRTPVVVGAGDGPLANLGLGAVHPGMVACSIGTSGAMRVMVERPGVDPLGGVFCYALTEDRWAVGGAINNGGLVLKWAGAALAPELGEHPEEELVALAARAPVGSGGLIMLPYLHSERAPHWSALPRGAYVGLTHGHRREHLVRAAMEGVCQQLALVLSSVRAAGNEVREIRAGGGFARSGLWRQMLADVLGTPVSFPAGREGSSFGAALLGMQALGLIPSIDVAADLVRIEEVIRPDPAAAATYATLLPLFAELYDALVPTFTSMRRLAPGLPAEPETPAGPPM; encoded by the coding sequence ATGCCGCCAGACACCCTGCCCGGCGTGGTGGTCGGGGTCGACATCGGCACCACGAGCACCAAGGCCATGGCGTACGACACCGACGGCCGGCTGCTGGCCAGCCACTCCGCCGGCTACCCCCTCGACGACCCGCTTCCCGGGTACGCCGAGCAGGACCCGGAGCTGATCCTCACCGCCGTCGTCGAGTCGATCCGGGCCGTGGTGACCGAGCTGACCGTTCCGGTGTCCGGCCTGGCCTTCTGCTCCGCCATGCACAGCCTCATCGGGCTCGACGCGGCCGGCGACCCGCTCACGCCGTCGGTGACCTGGGCCGACTCCCGAGCCACCCGCCAGGCCGAACGGCTGCGGGCGGTGCCGTCCGGGCTGGCCCTGCACCGGCGCACCGGCACGCCCATGCACCCGATGTCGCCGCTGCCCAAGCTGCTCTGGTTCGCCGAGCAGGAGCCGAAGCTCTTCGAGCGCGTCGCGCACTGGGTAGGCATCAAGGACTGGGTGCTGCGGCGACTCTGCGAGGCGCTTGTCACCGACCACTCGATCGCCTCGGCCACCGGCCTGCTGGACATCCACACCCTCCAGTGGGACACCGAGGCGCTCACCATCGCCGGCATCACCGAGGAGCAGTTGCCCCAACTGGTCGCCACGACCGCCGTCCTGCCCGGCCTCACCCCGACGGCCGCCACCGCCCTCGGCCTGCCGCAGCGCACCCCCGTGGTGGTCGGCGCCGGTGACGGGCCGCTGGCCAACCTGGGCCTGGGCGCGGTGCACCCCGGCATGGTGGCCTGCTCGATCGGCACCAGCGGCGCCATGCGCGTCATGGTCGAACGCCCCGGTGTGGACCCGCTGGGCGGGGTGTTCTGCTACGCGCTGACCGAGGACCGGTGGGCCGTCGGTGGCGCCATCAACAACGGCGGCCTCGTCCTCAAGTGGGCGGGCGCGGCGCTCGCGCCGGAGCTGGGCGAGCACCCCGAGGAGGAGCTGGTGGCCCTCGCCGCCCGCGCGCCGGTCGGCTCGGGCGGGCTCATCATGCTGCCGTACCTGCACAGCGAACGCGCTCCACACTGGAGCGCCCTGCCCCGCGGCGCGTACGTCGGGCTGACCCACGGGCACCGCCGCGAACACCTCGTCCGGGCCGCGATGGAGGGGGTGTGCCAGCAGCTCGCGCTTGTGCTCAGCTCGGTGCGCGCCGCCGGCAACGAGGTCCGCGAGATCCGGGCCGGTGGCGGTTTCGCCCGCAGCGGCCTGTGGCGGCAGATGCTCGCCGACGTGCTCGGCACGCCGGTGAGCTTCCCGGCCGGCCGCGAGGGGTCGAGCTTCGGCGCCGCGCTGCTCGGCATGCAGGCGCTGGGCCTGATCCCCAGCATCGACGTGGCCGCCGACCTGGTCCGCATCGAGGAGGTCATCCGCCCCGACCCGGCTGCCGCCGCCACGTACGCGACGCTGCTGCCGCTCTTCGCCGAACTGTACGACGCGCTGGTGCCCACCTTCACGTCGATGCGTCGGCTGGCGCCCGGCCTGCCCGCCGAGCCCGAGACCCCCGCAGGACCACCGATGTAG
- a CDS encoding WapI family immunity protein yields MEIRSDDGARVRIRPVGYQPGIDPPDDPERAAPGWQDWLLIEVDARTADGQTWSHHYPSMLVEEARALGSWLHGQATAASGPTPPSAMVRFTEPNLVLRTRAIRRRRLELTVEFSAESLPPWIRRPATAVYPLLLTVSADALAAAADQWAGHCEAYPPRTRSRFPADGPLPRHRRAG; encoded by the coding sequence GTGGAGATCCGGTCCGACGATGGTGCCCGGGTGCGGATCCGCCCGGTCGGCTACCAGCCCGGCATCGACCCGCCCGACGATCCCGAGCGGGCCGCGCCGGGCTGGCAGGACTGGCTGCTCATCGAGGTGGACGCCCGCACCGCCGACGGCCAGACCTGGTCGCACCACTACCCGAGCATGCTGGTCGAGGAGGCCCGCGCGCTTGGCAGTTGGCTGCACGGCCAGGCGACGGCGGCCAGCGGACCGACCCCGCCGTCGGCGATGGTCCGCTTCACCGAGCCCAACCTGGTCCTGCGTACCCGGGCGATCCGCCGCCGCCGGCTGGAGCTGACCGTCGAGTTCTCCGCCGAGTCACTGCCCCCGTGGATTCGCCGACCCGCCACCGCCGTCTACCCGCTGCTCCTCACCGTCTCCGCGGACGCCCTCGCCGCCGCCGCCGACCAGTGGGCCGGGCACTGCGAGGCGTACCCACCGCGAACGCGGTCGCGCTTTCCGGCGGACGGTCCACTGCCGCGCCACAGGCGCGCCGGCTGA